The sequence CGCGCCCTGCGGGTGGCCGGGCTCGACCTCACGATGACCGGCGTGCTCGCCTCCCTCGTCGGGCCGCTGGCCGACGCCCGGGTCAACATCGTGACGTTCTCCACCTACGACACCGACTACCTGCTGGTGCCGACGGTCCGGCTGACCGAGGCGGTCAACACGCTCACCGCCGCCGGGCACCGGATAACCGGCTGACGACCTGGCTCCGGCCGGGCGCGGCTCCTACCATGAGCGCGTGTTCCCCCGCACACCCCACATCACCCTGGCCCTGGGCGCGCTGCTGCTGACCGCGGCCTGCGGGGCCCCGCCGAAGCCGCTGCCGACGAGTCCCCCGCTGTCCCCGCTGAGCCCACAGCCGTCCGGCGGGCAGCCGTCCGGCGCCGCGTCGGCGTACCTGCCGCCGCCGGTCTACCCCACCCTGGCGCCGACGGCCGCCGTGCCGGGCGGGGTGCCCACCACCTATCCGGGCGGGGTGCCCACCACCTATCCGGT is a genomic window of Actinoplanes teichomyceticus ATCC 31121 containing:
- a CDS encoding ACT domain-containing protein; translated protein: MLDLDLLPGEYAVCRLPAGSTLPASLTAGPADKSVISVTWGLDEISIICPSDRVPDGAEADTAWRALRVAGLDLTMTGVLASLVGPLADARVNIVTFSTYDTDYLLVPTVRLTEAVNTLTAAGHRITG